The window AGGGGCGGATGTTTGGTTGATAAGTGTGAGGGAGAAACATCCGTCTTTGAGCTAGCTTTTTTGGTGAGAATGCTCAATAGCACCTAATTCACATTGGTGGTTTTAACATCTTTCAATTGCATTGTAATTCAGAGAGGAATTGtcgttttgattttaatattttatgattttattgcGAAAATTAATCCTTGACGAGGAGATTGGTAGCGTGTATATTCTTTAAATATCATTTTTCGGTTCTTGATATCAAATCCTTATTGTTGACGTTCAAACTCTTCTGTTTTCCCCTATATGGGATTCTTGTGAGTGTAGAGGTAGTTTGTTGTATTTATATTGGCCGTTTTAAGATCTTTCAATTGTATTGTAATAcacgattatcatttttgttgTATTTACAGGTGATATTCATGGACAATATCAAGATCTGCTGAGGCTATTTGAATACGGTGGCTATCCGCCTTCTTGCACTTACCTCTTTCTCGGTGATTATGTTGATCGAGGGAAGCAAAGTTTGGAGACTATATGTCTGCTTCTGTCCTACAAAATCCGATACCCTGACAGAGTTTATCTCCTGAGAGGAAATCACGAGGATGCAAAAATCAATCGGATATACGGGTTTTACGACGAGTGTAAAAGGAGATTCAATGTTAGGCTTTGGAAAATATTCACTGACTGCTTTAATTGTTTGCCTGTGGCGGCACTAATTGACGGAAAGATACTATGTATGCACGGTGGCCTTTCTCCGGACCTGGAGAATGTGAACCAAATAAGGGAACTTCCGAGGCCTACTGAAATTCCTGATAGCGGTCTTCTTTGCGACCTGCTTTGGTCTGATCCTGATGCCAATGTCGAGGGATGGTCTGATAGCGATCGAGGTGTTTCATGTACATTTGGAGCTGATCGGGTGGCTGAGTTTTTGGATAAGAATGACCTTGATCTCATTTGCCGAGGCCATCAGGTTATGATTAATCTTTactttgatttttgttttgtaTTGAATCAGGTTTCTAATAGGAAATTACTTTAAAATCTGTAACGATGATAGAAGATGCGCCCATTTATCTCGGAAAGGGAAATTACTTGTTCTAGCTTTTGTTATCTTAAGAATGGTTCTGTTATATTGCAGGTGGTGGAGGATGGGTACGAGTTTTTCGCTAAACGAAGATTAGTCACAATATTTTCAGCTCCAAACTATGGGGGAGAGTTCGACAATGCAGGTGCTTTATTGAGCGTAGACGAGGCTCTAGTCTGTTCCTTTGAGATATTGAAACCGGCCGCAGCAGCAAGCAGTTCTAAGTTTCCCCTTAAGAAGGTTATTCAAACATACTTCATTTTCTCTTTTCCCCTTAAGCAGTTCTAAGTTTCCCCTTATGGAAATTTTATAAGCTTTTTTTGCATTGACAGCCTCCTAAAGCTGGAATGTTCTAGCGCGGAACGAACGGGACATCACGAGACTTCCAGTTTTGAATGGGAGCGACAGCAAGTGCACTTCACGGTACGGATTGAAGTATCTGTGCGGTGCAGCAATCATACAAAGATGAGAAACATCTTCTTTCTTCTCCTGTTGTTGAAGTGGTTGAGAACTCAATTTTTGATGCTGATTGATAGGTAGAGATAAAAATTCAGTAGATCACATTATAACTTGCTATCTTCCGCGGAGGAGCTGAAGTTTTCGGATTCATAACTCCATTGTCGTCGCACACGCACTGCCTGATTGAGAATAGCCTGCCTGCCTTGTTGAGTCTGGTTTGTTCATGTAAGTTTCTTGTCAACATAATTGTAAGTCGCGAACCAAACTTGATTTTGATTCGGGTTTTTCGGTTAATGTGTAAATAACATgttgtatgttttttttaatgatttgaAGAATAGATTGTGTTTCTGGCTTAAAGAAAAAGTTACAGCAATTGATGGAGCTGTCAATTGCCTGTTAGTTGCATAGATtgcttcatttttttcattGTCTGTAAGGTGCAATGGCTTAAATTAGGTGattgaaaattaaatcatcATATTCAGAAGAAAATGGAAGACATAAGTTTGTTCCAGGTAGTTGTGTTGTTACTGCTGCACAAATGTTTCCGACACGATATGACAATCCGTCCGACAcgagaattattatttttattgtatttttatagtttatataATTACgtgaaatatataaatgaagtgtAAAATTATTCACATTTTCTACCTTTCAAATTGAAAGATTTTGTTTTGACAAATCATATAAAATCATTGGTTTCTAACAATTATAAAAATTCATAACTTATATTTTCATGTTAatattttagtaaaaattttcTGACTATTgtttgtttgttaaatattgtgtgaaaatattttattgatttttccGGCGTTTGTTTACTTAGGAAAATAATCAATAGAAAGTTTTAATTTTGTCGAGCAAAATATATGAAGAAAAAGTGAAACATTTTTCTAAAGTTTTTGGAACCATCTACTCTATTTCTTCTTACCATTTTAAAAACAATATTCATTTACTACTTCTTCATGTTTTCTGCTGTTATATCCAAACATCGAAAATATAATAgcagaaaatattttattttccaacgAAATTTTTTCCCTTACCCAGTATTTTTCAAAACACAATGTTTTACGGCAACAAATGGGATGATTTTATATTTTGGGATAAGGGTCATCAATATACTTTAGATTAGCATGAAACTTGAACTCTACACCTAAGTTGTAAAATGGGTTAATTGAGGGTTTAACGTTGTCAAACAGGGTCATGCCCTTTCGTTTATTAAAGATTAATAAACTCTCTTATAACTTATTACaaacattttttattgtttttagtaGAAAGCTGTTAGTGAAATACATAATTGATCCGATTTGGCAACGTTACTATCTTTAATTGATCTGTTTTATATGGAAAACAAGAAAGTTGTTGATTAGAGTGGTTAAAAGCTcatttttaaacaaaacctcagaaaatatattttcctaATTTTCCGGTGCTTGcttatttagaaaaataaatcaaacagaaaattttaggttagtcaacaaagaaaaatatattttattttttcttacccTTTTGAAACGGCAGTCCGTCCACATGTTTTATTTCCAACAAAAAAAGATTCCCTACACTATTTCCGGCAAACAAACAGGACCTAAAAGACCAGTCCTGGTTTTAACTAACCATACCAGACTTTTGATTAAGTTCAATGATCCTTAAACAAGAAGTTTATATTATGTAATAATTCAATTTGGTCAGaatcagagagagagagagtactGCATATCTATGATATCAAACACACACACCAGTCAAATTCTTTGATATCAAACATTGTCATGTTTAGTTGTAATTCTTTGATATCAAACACTATCATGTTTAGTTGTTCGTAAACGTCCACGCGACACGTATTCACCATTCATCATCCGTTCCCAGCTAGATCCCAGAGCTGCTTGTTTGAAACTGAAGCTGCAAATCACATAGCATTTCTATATCAAGATCAAAAACTGCATATGCATACCCATTCTCAAGATTAGAGCAAACGATGAAAATTTAAAGTGAAATTTATAGATTATCTACTAATAAGAGCTAAATTTTTTACTGACCAAAGAATCTAACATCAAACCTGACAAACAGAGACATCAACTCTTTACCGGTGTCCCTAATTTTTAAgtcaaaaaaataattacttgAGACCCATATGGCATTTCCGGCAGATGGAATGCTGATTTCAGGTCAAAAGGACAACAGAAGCCAAACCGCGAGGGATTTCTCGTTACGGCTTCTAGAGAGTTACAGCAATTTAAAGTTGGAGAGGACTATGGGTGTAATCGTAATTAACCCAGAACGAAAAATAGGGGTTTATAATTAAGAATGAACTTTACATAAAAATGTTACAACACTTTCTAAAGATCTTGTTGATAAAATAAGCAGTGATGAACTAAGTGCAAGCTTTTTATGTTCATTCACCTGTAAATTCACATGCCATCAAGCTTATGTTCAAATATGCATTcatcttattttctttttctatttccttgAGTATCAGGAGATCTCTGGACGATCTTGCCTTCCAGTTTCCTCGCTGTTCGTTGAATAGCTGCGAGCTTCTGGCGCTGGCTATAGCTTTTTCTTTTGCTGCATAGTCATAGAATATCGACAAACATGAACTTCATTAAGCATCAAATTAATTAACATTAACTGAACAATCGAAATACTAAAGCACTACCAAAATTTGAGAACAAAAAGGTAGAGAGAAAACTACTTGTGTGCTATACATTATTGGGACATTCTATAATATGTTGCCTTCTCCAACTTAAAATGATAAAGAAACAATTCCAATGTCCCATTTCTTACTTGCATAAGCAGAAGCAGAAGTCTTAGGGCACGTTTGATTCAACTATTGTTGTTTACTACGTGTTGTTGCTAGATGTTAGCAGATTTTCCTTCAAAAATAGTCATAAATAGTTGTTTCTCAATCCTAACCGAACACTCTTATCTACTGcttaaagtaaaataaaaaggaGAATCCAACCAGCACATAATGTAGTATGATCTTTCATTCCGGACTAAGCCTTGCATTGGCTCCCTGTACTAACCTGACTGCTAACTTATGAAGAAACTATTGCCAGGTTTTGGCATTTATTAGGTAGAGTAAACTGCACctatttttggataaattacaGCCACGGCTCCTCAATTTTGTCTTACTTTCTTTTTGGCCTCTAAACTTTAAAACCGGACATAAAAGTCTTTGAACTTTGCTCTTTACTAACATAAAAATCTCTTATGAAAGTAAACAACCTCAAAATAGCAAagtccaaaaattaaagttgtttagaaccacTCTTTTGATTTTCCATAATCaccatttttggagttttctcccTCTAAACAACCACTTAACTTTCTTTCTCAAAACTAAGAAAAGCCTAAATGACCTCAGAACCAAAAAGATCACGAATTAGAGTTGATTAGAATATCATTTTCATCTCTACAATAGAGGGTGATCTGCTATTGGAGTGGCCAAAGGTTAAGAGACTTTTCTGTTAGTAAAAGGcaaagttgagtgacttttatatccggttttgaagttgagtggccataatgttagtAAGGTCAAAGTTAAGTGGTCATAGGTATAATCTACCCCTTTTTCATACAGGTAACGAACTTCCTTGTTTCCACATATTTATCGAAAAATACCAATGAAAACCTCCATTGCTCCCTAAAATCTCTAGTTTTGTATATACATTTCAGTAAAGAGCTGATTATTAACATCCAAGTTTAACACATGTGAAAAGAGATCATTCtgcatcataaaaaaaaaaaaataaataaaaaaaaaaaacacagaacAAATATGATCACACATTTGACACGGACATTTCTCATTGCAAGACACAAGGTGCTTGGAAGTATTTCTAATTTTCAGGCAATAGGAAAAGTTCCACCGAGCaaatttactaaaaaaaacaagaaaagtgaaggaaaatagaaagTGTCCTAACCTCAAAAATAACAGCCCTGCTGTAAGCACCATTCCTCCTACAGCCCAAGAAACTTTTTCACTAAAGGGCCTTTCCTGCACCCATTGCAGGAAATCTTCTAAATTCCCGTCTTTCAAAGGAGACTCAGGACGCGAACCCTTCCACGATTCAGCAACAGCATCAAGACTGGCTTTACCACCATAGCAAGACGCTTCTTCTGTACCGAAGTATGCATCGTTATAAACAGCAAAACCTGCTGAGTGACAGAGTTCTGTGCCATTGGAAACCCATTCAGCAGCTTTACCACAAACAAATTCAGTTGCTCCACAAGGAACTAAAGCCTGCCAGTAATAAAACCTAATCAGGATACAATCGATATATGTTATGCAccgggaaaaaaaaaagatttaagaTTGCATCTTTTCTTTAAGCATTCATCTATGAAAAACTACAGCGTTGCCAACGGTCATTAACTGAACTTGGGAGATTTCAAACCTTGGATGGAAGCATCATTTATTCGTTAAAAAGAACAACTACTGACCCTACAAATGGTCAATTCATTTTACTGACCAAAACAATACCTAATCCCTTTCGGGTAACTCTTTAAGAGATGTCTACCTAATCCATTTCCAAAACTCTTTTAAGAGATGTCTAGTCCGTGCATATCACGAATAATCCTAAAGGAACATGTTTATGCCTTTTGAGAAATGTCTGATCCTACATCTGAAGTAATTACGAACTCACCCGTGTCTTTGTATCCATAGAGAAGAATGCATTACTGCAAGCTTGATACACTCTGTCACAAAAAGAAGCACATATAAGTGGAGGTCCAGGCTGAACCCCGATACCAGGATCACAGATGGAACATTCCAATAATTCCCACAAATCCAAGCATTCTTGGCTGGCTTCCCCTGCTGAAGCCAGTCTCCTGACAGACAGCAAAGCAGGAAACGTCTGAGCTACATCACAGCAAGTCTTTCTGCGAAACACCCTGCAAAGTGTCAAATCTTTGGAACCCCTGCTTACCTTTTTTGGTGGTCTCCCCTCAGATGAGAATGGGGGAAACCGACCCCCTTTAGAAGTACACACTCCATTCTGTTTCCCTGCATTAACACAGTAAAGAATAAGATAATCACAAAGACAAAATTAGATCCGTACTGAACGGGTCAAATTATAAAACTCATCATGGAAGCCTCAATTCGCACTATAATCAGTGACACAATTACATTTCTAAAAATCAACTCTATCCAGCAATTAGAATATGCATATACTGCCTCAGCAACCATTAGAGAATACCGGATAAActaaacaaatgacataaattaGAAGGAATTTGTAATTATCAAGCCAAAGTCCATGCTTAAAAACTGATTTACTCAGGGGTTCTTTCCTGTCCAAAATCTCAACTTCCTATTTACCTGGAAGTACTGGGATTTCTAATCCATCTATACCCGTCAATAGGGCtgtcaatttcagacatgaCAACACATTTTATAAAGACAATCCACCTGACACGCCCCGTTCTACGGATCACATAACACGATTATGACACGAAAACCTATTATAACACCCTTACCCATCAGGTTAAGCTCCATCTCATCACAATTCTTACACTCCCTTCAAAGGTAAAATCACTAACAAGCAAAAAAGTACCAAAATTTCAAACCTTAA is drawn from Euphorbia lathyris chromosome 9, ddEupLath1.1, whole genome shotgun sequence and contains these coding sequences:
- the LOC136207031 gene encoding folate-binding protein 1 — its product is MKKRGYAFSILLLLIDLQISFSSGKQNGVCTSKGGRFPPFSSEGRPPKKVSRGSKDLTLCRVFRRKTCCDVAQTFPALLSVRRLASAGEASQECLDLWELLECSICDPGIGVQPGPPLICASFCDRVYQACSNAFFSMDTKTRALVPCGATEFVCGKAAEWVSNGTELCHSAGFAVYNDAYFGTEEASCYGGKASLDAVAESWKGSRPESPLKDGNLEDFLQWVQERPFSEKVSWAVGGMVLTAGLLFLSKRKSYSQRQKLAAIQRTARKLEGKIVQRSPDTQGNRKRK
- the LOC136205632 gene encoding serine/threonine-protein phosphatase PP1, with the translated sequence MMMMTMEGMMDKGVLDDIIRRLLEGKGGKQVQLSEGEIRQLCVNARQIFLSQPNLVEVKAPVRVCGDIHGQYQDLLRLFEYGGYPPSCTYLFLGDYVDRGKQSLETICLLLSYKIRYPDRVYLLRGNHEDAKINRIYGFYDECKRRFNVRLWKIFTDCFNCLPVAALIDGKILCMHGGLSPDLENVNQIRELPRPTEIPDSGLLCDLLWSDPDANVEGWSDSDRGVSCTFGADRVAEFLDKNDLDLICRGHQVVEDGYEFFAKRRLVTIFSAPNYGGEFDNAGALLSVDEALVCSFEILKPAAAASSSKFPLKKPPKAGMF